A single window of Rana temporaria chromosome 1, aRanTem1.1, whole genome shotgun sequence DNA harbors:
- the LOC120929087 gene encoding uncharacterized protein LOC120929087, whose product MGVFFPKQVRIGDSEKGVFPRVLIPSATEVPGHSASQSQGKSRGSSGGLEGSGGPKCCLQSPKRRGEKRVLLPRFRGKETLWQVQVNPKPETAEQVSNIQKIPYGVNFHGKGPPTTELLYGLPGPQGRVPARTHCRGVSGVSTASDRLRNFGGAPTVPGLAIRSILLTPRVHKGPGGTNSFSASSGSGYNSVPGRPASFCSLSGTSIQGPGTNQKDPYGPRLAVKPGKIQSNTIAAHSLFRVHPGLHPAKGLPSIREGSKVGKVGICPPGQPSGFNQIPDVNTRTVNFHSTGSPVGRDSLSGPAGLCTQNLGPQLRTPRRPGTGPKSGKEIPLVVEKDHQFVAGSSMAYPVSTGCHHRRQRQRLGGSPGCTSSTGCLGSGRAETFLQLEGAEGDRFSSHLLSGETSRTPRPGEVRQCVGRGLCEQTGWHQVCSPVGHNNKNLSLGRNKHPVLISSFSKGNRKQYSGFPQSKSTEGRRVVPQSGGLPSFGQEMGVSGDRSLRIQGERKNTLVFLSGQGRGSKRDRCPIPELAIRDLLRLPTPSSSTIGPEKISAGEHLTYPCGTPLAQEGLVFGSQAADHRTPSFSSSSRGSPLAGSSSMPTGTQVEPCGVVTEESLLRSRGFSDKLTATLLNSRKKETRSIYRKVWLRFNTWCQEFSFPTQSHKSVLEFLQCGADKGLSVSTLKGQVSALSVFLESPLASNPWVIRFFRALSRQKPSQGPPFPKWDLSLVLQVLTGLPFEPLDKCSLKDLTFKTVFLVAVTTARRVSELEALSIRPPFCVIFPDRVVFKTDPAFLPKVASKFHRSQEVVLPSFCSNPSGEREFKFSTLDVRRCILQYLELTRAFRKSDSLFVLFSGTRKGQKSSRRTIARWLRLVIGQAYSLTGREVPTGIKAHSTRAVATSQAERAGATPDQICKAATWSSYATFIKHYRVDLVSAGEQAFGRKVLQAVVPP is encoded by the coding sequence atgggagtcTTTTTCCCCAAACAGGTACGTATTGGCGATAGTGAGAAGGGGGTATTCCCTAGAGTTCTCATCCCTTCCGCCACAGAGGTACCTGGTCACTCAGCTTCCCAGAGCCAAGGAAAAAGCAGAGGCTCTAGTGGGGGCCttgagggatctggaggtccaaaatgttgtttgcagagtcccaaaaggagaggagaaaagagggttTTACTCCCACGTTTTCGTGGTAAAGAAACCCTCTGGCAAGtacaggttaatcctaaaccTGAAACCGCTGAACAAGTCAGTAACATACAAAAGATTCCGTATGGAGTCAATTTTCACGGTAAGGGCCCTCCTACCACAGAATTGCTTTATGGTCTCCCTGGACCTcagggacgcgtacctgcacgtaCCCATTGCAGAGGGGTCTCAGGAGTTTCTACGGCTAGCGATAGACTTAGGAACTTCGGTGGTGCACCTACAGTTCCAGGCCTTGCCATTCGGTCTATCCTCCTCACCCCgcgtgttcacaaaggtcctggCGGAACCAATAGCTTTTCTGCGTCTTCAGGGAGTGGGtataatagcgtacctggacgacctgcttcttttTGCAGCCTCTCCGGAACAAGTATCCAGGGACCTGGAACTAACCAAAAAGACCCTTATGGACCTAGGTTGGCTGTTAAACCTGGAAAAATCCAGTCTAATACCATTGCAGCGCATTCCTTATTTAGGGTACACCCTGGACTCCACCCTGCTAAGGGTCTTCCTTCCATTAGAGAAGGCTCTAAAGTTGGAAAAGTCGGTATCTGccctccagggcagccatcaggtttCAATCAGATTCCTGATGTCAACACTAGGACTGTTAACTTCCACTCTACCGGCAGTCCAGtgggcagggattcactttcgGGCCCTGCAGGCCTTTGTACTCAGAATCTGGGACCACAGCTCAGAACACCTAGACGTCCTGGTACAGGTCCCAAGTCAGGTAAagagatccctctggtggtggagaaagatcACCAATTTGTCGCAGGGTCGTCTATGGCATATCCGGTCTCCACTGGTTGTCACCACAGACGCCAGCggcagaggttggggggctcaccTGGGTGTACTTCCAGCACAGGGTGTTTGGGAAGTGGCAGAGCTGAAACATTCCTCCAactggaaggagctgagggcGATCGGTTTAGCTCTCATCTTCTTTCAGGAGAGACTTCGAGGACACCACGTCCAGGTGAGGTCAGACAATGCGTCGGCCGTGGCCTATGTGAACAAACAGGGTGGCACCAGGTGTGTAGCCCTGTCGGCCATAACAACAAGAATCTTTCGCTGGGCCGAAACAAACACCCTGTCCTTATCAGCAGTTTTTCTAAGGGGAATAGAAAACAGTACAGCGGATTTCCTCAGTCGAAGTCAACTGAGGGAAGACGAGTGGTCCCTCAATCAGGAGGTCTTCCATCTTTTGGTCAAGAGATGGGGGTCTCCGGAGATAGATCTCTTCGCATCCAGGGAGAACGCAAAAACACATTGGTTTTTCTCTCGGGGCAGGGGAGAGGGAGCAAGAGGGATAGATGCCCTATCCCAGAGCTGGCGATTCGGGATTTGTTACGCCTTCCCACCCCCAGCTCTTCTACCATTGGTCCTGAGAAAATTTCAGCTGGAGAACACCTCACTTATCCTTGTGGCACCCCactggcccaagagggcttgGTTTTCGGTTCTCAAGCAGCTGACCACAGaaccccctctttttcttcctcttcgagaggatctcctctcgcaGGCTCCAGTTCTATGCCCACAGGTACACAGGTGGAACCTTGCGGCGTGGTTACTGAGGAGTCCTTGCTGAGGTCCAGAGGTTTTTCGGACAAACTGACTGCCACCCTTCTTAACAGTAGGAAGAAGGAGACACGTTCTATTTATAGAAAAGTTTGGCTTCGTTTTAATACTTGGTGCCAGGAATTTTCCTTTCCAACACAAAGCCACAAGTCCGTTCTGGAGTTTCTCCAGTGCGGAGCGGATAAAGGCTTGTCAGTGAGTACCCTTAAAGGCCAGGTCTCAGCCCTCAGTGTGTTTCTAGAGAGCCCTCTAGCCTCCAATCCTTGGGTCATCAGGTTCTTTAGGGCTTTGTCCAGACAGAAACCTTCCCAGGGACCTCCCTTCCCCAAGTGGGATCTATCACTAGTTTTACAGGTGCTAACAGGGTTGCCCTTTGAACCCTTAGACAAGTGTTCGTTAAAGGATTTAACATTTAAAACAGTCTTTTTAGTTGCAGTGACTACTGCCAGGAGGGTCAGTGAATTGGAAGCCCTGTCCATTCGTCCTcctttttgtgtaatttttccGGATCGGGTTGTTTTTAAAACCGATCCGGCTTTCCTTCCGAAAGTGGCTTCCAAGTTTCATAGAAGCCAGGAGGTTGTGTTACCTTCATTTTGTTCCAATCCCTCGGGTGAAAGGGAATTTAAGTTTAGTACACTAGATGTTAGGAGATGCATCCTACAGTACTTGGAGCTGACTCGGGCTTTTAGGAAGTCAGactctttgtttgttttgttttctgggacCAGAAAGGGACAGAAATCGTCTCGGCGCACAATTGCTAGGTGGCTTAGACTAGTTATTGGGCAGGCTTACTCCTTGACTGGTAGGGAAGTCCCTACAGGAATAAAGGCACACTCTACTCGAGCGGTGGCTACTTCTCAGGCTGAAAGGGCTGGAGCGACGCCAGATCAAATATGCAAAGCCGCAACTTGGTCCAGCTACGCCACTTTCATCAAGCATTATAGAGTAGACTTGGTGTCAGCAGGTGAACAAGCCTTTGGGAGAAAAGTCTTGCAAGCCGTGGTCCCACCCTAA